The Branchiostoma lanceolatum isolate klBraLanc5 chromosome 3, klBraLanc5.hap2, whole genome shotgun sequence DNA segment CAACGTGGTTTGTGAAAAGATGGTTATGAAAGCAATGGCGTTTTGAGCGTGAAGGaataaaacaaaagttcaaCAGATACTTTCGTCATGTTCGTGATCCTGCGCAATCGGTACGAATTGACCTCGGATGTTGGATTATACTAGACAGATTGTAATGAATAACAAACGTCTCGTCCCTTACCAGGGTCATGCCAGCTGAAGCGGAAGCCGCGGTCCACCGTGTCCGCGTCCGTCTTGAACCTGACGGTGACATCCTGGAAGTACGTCTCAGTAGGAGGAGCGGTGTCACCACAGAAACGCCCTATCATACGGGACAACCACGAGTTGGTCAAAATTCACAGAAAGAGTCTAGAAAATATATAGAACGGACCGGAAAGGCTCGTAGGTAGGGTATGTGTTCAAATATCGAAAGCTGCTCGGGAAGGATATTTATGTTTATACCGTCGATGTCATGTTAACTCCGTGCACCTGTTCGCCATCGCCATACCTAAGTAATGGCCATTCATCTGTGCTTGTTTGCTCTTGTACTGATTGACTGATCGGTTGGTTAGGTCACTCACTTTGTTACAGACATTGGGTTCCTGCCAATTAACCTGTTTACACTGCTAGCGCTAGTATATTACAAAAGACTGTTTCATGCAGTCATAAACGTACCAACACGTTCGTTGCCCTTGAAAATTTCGACGTAGTCGTACGAACACCCTTGGTATAAGCTCGGCTTCTCAAGGGCAAAGTCGTGGAATTCCAAGACCGTTCCATGGCTCTTCCCAGACAGCGTCCAAGCGCAGTCGACGTTGTTCTCATAGGCGATAGGGAAGCTGCGTTGGGCATATGACAAGAATGACTGCGTAACATACCCTTCCACTTCAACAAGTACAGGCTTTGGATGATAGaaatagcacacacacacaaacaaacacacacacacacacacacacacacacacacacacacatacatacacaagcaagcaagcaagcaagcaagcacacacgcatgcacacacacgcacactaacacacacagcTTACCCAGGAGACATTATTTCTCCATCATGTCCGTGCAGCGCATCTCCGCAGTAGTCCTCATGCCCGGGCCCGAACTCGTGGTGGTTGCTTCCCTCCACCTTGTACTTGATCTTGAAGCCGGTGCTGGTAATGCTGGAGTCCGAGACCAGGTGTATCGTAACGTCATCGTGGAACACGCCTTCCCCGGGATGTGAGGTACCGCACCAACGTCCTGAAGACATGTACAGAATTGATAAACATCTGTTACAGCGGCATTTGCATTTTGATTGAAATGAGTACACTAACAGTTATATATGCAATATACAGGATGTCCATGTGgcttaactggtagcagcctcacagtcaCGGTTCAGATCCTacttccaattagttggtaactgggagaccctggttcaatcgtGGGTCGGGGACATCTACGTTAGGGCTGCAGtcgctgcacccgtctttcggaagggatgtacatgtaaaatgggggtcacgtgttcgaggaggtacaTCGAGCTCCTCGAGTACGTTAAAGGGAAAGGGTCAGCAGccgaacgaacaaacgaacgaatatgcaatataacgttacattggtCAATACAGCGAAAGTTGACGAAAACTTTTTTGTACTGAAAACACCGCCGTCTTGATCGTTAAGCGCCCTACCACCCTGTGGGCGTACGTATGTGGTACGAATTGGACTGACTCACCAAGAGAATTGGTCCCAGAAAATATCTCCATGTAATCATTTTCACAGGTTCCAAAGATAGGGTCTCCAGGTTGTAGACTGAAGTCCTGGAAAGATATGGTGATGACACCGCCATGGGCCTGGACGGTCCAGAAGCAGTCCAAGTTGTTATCGTACGGTGTCGGGTAGTCGGGAGTGTTGAAATGGCCGCTGTCGTGGCTGAGGACTCCGCCACAGTCTGAAGTAGCAGAAAACAGTCATCTTCAGAGTGTGTTTCCGTCGGCCCAACAGGTGaagtacgcacacacacacacacacacacacacatgtatcacaGACTTACCCCCTCAGAAGCATAGAAGCTCTCTAACAGAACACAGTGATTATAGTGACTACAGtagaaacagaaacacacacatacacagatacacacacacatgtagatgTTGAGTAGATAATggcactagctaggagagcaaggaatgaggtcttgactcagtgcttgcctgtgagAAGTGATCTGGACAGACGGGTGTCTGTCTGGTGTATTG contains these protein-coding regions:
- the LOC136430332 gene encoding CUB domain-containing protein 2-like, producing MMLFIFAVLTVAASAQVVTDGDKPEACHFPFEYENVTYTGCIRNDLGALWCSLDAVYVGNWKECGEEECIYPFNYDNHDWDTCVGADHNGDGGWCSLDPVYVGNSAQCGKHCGGVLSHDSGHFNTPDYPTPYDNNLDCFWTVQAHGGVITISFQDFSLQPGDPIFGTCENDYMEIFSGTNSLGRWCGTSHPGEGVFHDDVTIHLVSDSSITSTGFKIKYKVEGSNHHEFGPGHEDYCGDALHGHDGEIMSPGFPIAYENNVDCAWTLSGKSHGTVLEFHDFALEKPSLYQGCSYDYVEIFKGNERVGRFCGDTAPPTETYFQDVTVRFKTDADTVDRGFRFSWHDPDVAGSGEGSGVLP